A window of the Vanessa cardui chromosome 25, ilVanCard2.1, whole genome shotgun sequence genome harbors these coding sequences:
- the LOC124540507 gene encoding flocculation protein FLO11 isoform X1: MATKSYSKHKEYKEYSSSRGNVPYTDEQFDMIKSELLPKGSKLDSLGRGVGTREYHYEYKEEKLPSGKYDRKDLRTVEEYTIPPKTVPKASESSSYYYEREERELPSITTGTRTYNYETTGSSPTPGYSKVKSAKVTKEMTQNVEELDSLLDDLQKDQERQLYKSGYTSDTAESTSFDYRKGTPAKAPSSGYSTLKHEERVESSSWGVSPLAAPSPSLARSVERVETSSWGAAPAPVPAVTRSVDVRQQLYREEKTESRALPTQLPVPQVAGAVCSHCHHSSSTATLPRSGTPMNKVTTTVKTYTYEVPADQDPTTVPIPTEHHYTEHHHLDSSTTSSPAPAPPAGCQHCSHCNTRLVTQYRSHHTTDDHSTERVLLAPNTHEPHNGHGPYGPSTYKYSETTYSSHEAPRLSSPSPTLSPSPAPFPRAATPSGGTQQPPKRLDDLLAEFPEAKFPTQPDGVVRRKVEVTQGSHSALRDGTTTNNANANNTINKGTPPLVGSKNVAGPAVYYPPGHTPFAKKDEPAGGYQSSAMMQGGGAYASGRGMYEYEAGARSREKHSEKKTAVPVCLPLCCAMPCVIM; the protein is encoded by the exons ATGGCCACGAAATCGTACAGCAAACACAAGGAGTACAAAGAGTATTCCAGCAGCAGAGGCAATGTGCCGTACACAGACGAACAATTCG ATATGATAAAATCCGAACTACTACCGAAAGGCAGTAAGCTGGACTCGCTAGGTCGAGGTGTTGGTACCAGAGAATACCATTACGAATATAAAGAGGAGAAACTACCTTCTGGGAAGTATGACAGGAAAGATTTGCGCACTGTCGAG GAATACACAATTCCTCCTAAGACCGTACCAAAAGCTTCTGAGTCTAGCTCGTACTACTACGAAAGGGAGGAGAGGGAACTGCCCTCTATTACAACTGGGACCAGGACATACAACTATGAGACAACCGGCTCAAGTCCAACACCAG GGTATTCGAAAGTAAAAAGTGCAAAGGTGACGAAGGAAATGACTCAGAACGTAGAGGAGTTAGACTCGCTGCTCGACGACCTACAAAAGGACCAGGAGCGACAGCTCTACAAGA GTGGATACACTTCTGATACAGCTGAAAGTACATCGTTTGACTATAGGAAAGG CACCCCGGCGAAGGCGCCGTCCAGCGGCTACTCGACGCTAAAACACGAGGAGCGCGTGGAGTCGTCGTCGTGGGGCGTGTCCCCCCTTGCAGCGCCCTCGCCCTCCCTGGCGCGCTCGGTGGAGCGCGTGGAGACTTCCTCGTGGGGCGCAGCACCCGCGCCCGTCCCCGCCGTCACGCGCTCCGTGGACGTGCGCCAGCAGCTCTACAGGGAGGAGAAGACAG AGTCCCGTGCGCTGCCCACCCAGCTGCCAGTACCGCAGGTGGCGGGTGCAGTGTGCTCGCACTGCCACCACTCGTCCTCCACTGCTACC CTGCCTCGCTCGGGTACCCCCATGAACAAGGTGACCACGACGGTGAAGACATACACATACGAGGTGCCAGCTGACCAGGACCCCACCACCGTACCGATACCCACCGAGCACCACTACACAGAGCATCACCACCTCGA CAGCTCTACGACGAGCAGCCccgcccccgcgccccccgccgGCTGCCAGCACTGCTCGCACTGCAACACCAGGCTCGTCACGCAGTACCGCTCCCACCACACCACTGATG ACCACTCCACCGAGCGGGTCCTTCTGGCGCCCAACACGCACGAGCCGCACAATGGACACGGCCCTTAT GGTCCATCAACATACAAGTACAGCGAGACGACTTACTCGTCGCACGAGGCGCCAAGACTTTCCTCCCCCTCTCCGACGCTGTCCCCCTCCCCCGCGCCCTTCCCCCGCGCCGCCACTCCCTCCGGGGGCACGCAGCAGCCCCCCAAGAGACTCGACGACTTACTTGCAGAGTTCCCTGAAGCG AAATTCCCAACACAGCCTGATGGCGTGGTGCGTCGCAAGGTGGAAGTGACTCAGGGCTCTCACAGCGCCCTTAGAGACGGTACCACCACCAACAACGCCAATGCGAACAACACCATCAACAAGGGCACTCCCCCACTGGTGGGCAGTAAGAACGTGGCCGGGCCCGCCGTGTACTACCCGCCCGGACACACGCCCTTCGCTAAGAAGGACGAGCCCGCTGGAGGGTACCAGTCTAGC GCGATGATGCAGGGCGGCGGCGCGTACGCGTCGGGGCGCGGCATGTACGAGTACGAGGCGGGCGCGCGCAGTCGCGAGAAGCACTCCGAGAAGAAGACCGCCGTGCCCGTCTGCCTGCCGCTCTGCTGCGCCATGCCCTGCGTCATCATGTGA
- the LOC124540507 gene encoding flocculation protein FLO11 isoform X2, with amino-acid sequence MATKSYSKHKEYKEYSSSRGNVPYTDEQFDMIKSELLPKGSKLDSLGRGVGTREYHYEYKEEKLPSGKYDRKDLRTVEEYTIPPKTVPKASESSSYYYEREERELPSITTGTRTYNYETTGSSPTPGYSKVKSAKVTKEMTQNVEELDSLLDDLQKDQERQLYKSGYTSDTAESTSFDYRKGTPAKAPSSGYSTLKHEERVESSSWGVSPLAAPSPSLARSVERVETSSWGAAPAPVPAVTRSVDVRQQLYREEKTESRALPTQLPVPQVAGAVCSHCHHSSSTATLPRSGTPMNKVTTTVKTYTYEVPADQDPTTVPIPTEHHYTEHHHLDSTTSSPAPAPPAGCQHCSHCNTRLVTQYRSHHTTDDHSTERVLLAPNTHEPHNGHGPYGPSTYKYSETTYSSHEAPRLSSPSPTLSPSPAPFPRAATPSGGTQQPPKRLDDLLAEFPEAKFPTQPDGVVRRKVEVTQGSHSALRDGTTTNNANANNTINKGTPPLVGSKNVAGPAVYYPPGHTPFAKKDEPAGGYQSSAMMQGGGAYASGRGMYEYEAGARSREKHSEKKTAVPVCLPLCCAMPCVIM; translated from the exons ATGGCCACGAAATCGTACAGCAAACACAAGGAGTACAAAGAGTATTCCAGCAGCAGAGGCAATGTGCCGTACACAGACGAACAATTCG ATATGATAAAATCCGAACTACTACCGAAAGGCAGTAAGCTGGACTCGCTAGGTCGAGGTGTTGGTACCAGAGAATACCATTACGAATATAAAGAGGAGAAACTACCTTCTGGGAAGTATGACAGGAAAGATTTGCGCACTGTCGAG GAATACACAATTCCTCCTAAGACCGTACCAAAAGCTTCTGAGTCTAGCTCGTACTACTACGAAAGGGAGGAGAGGGAACTGCCCTCTATTACAACTGGGACCAGGACATACAACTATGAGACAACCGGCTCAAGTCCAACACCAG GGTATTCGAAAGTAAAAAGTGCAAAGGTGACGAAGGAAATGACTCAGAACGTAGAGGAGTTAGACTCGCTGCTCGACGACCTACAAAAGGACCAGGAGCGACAGCTCTACAAGA GTGGATACACTTCTGATACAGCTGAAAGTACATCGTTTGACTATAGGAAAGG CACCCCGGCGAAGGCGCCGTCCAGCGGCTACTCGACGCTAAAACACGAGGAGCGCGTGGAGTCGTCGTCGTGGGGCGTGTCCCCCCTTGCAGCGCCCTCGCCCTCCCTGGCGCGCTCGGTGGAGCGCGTGGAGACTTCCTCGTGGGGCGCAGCACCCGCGCCCGTCCCCGCCGTCACGCGCTCCGTGGACGTGCGCCAGCAGCTCTACAGGGAGGAGAAGACAG AGTCCCGTGCGCTGCCCACCCAGCTGCCAGTACCGCAGGTGGCGGGTGCAGTGTGCTCGCACTGCCACCACTCGTCCTCCACTGCTACC CTGCCTCGCTCGGGTACCCCCATGAACAAGGTGACCACGACGGTGAAGACATACACATACGAGGTGCCAGCTGACCAGGACCCCACCACCGTACCGATACCCACCGAGCACCACTACACAGAGCATCACCACCTCGA CTCTACGACGAGCAGCCccgcccccgcgccccccgccgGCTGCCAGCACTGCTCGCACTGCAACACCAGGCTCGTCACGCAGTACCGCTCCCACCACACCACTGATG ACCACTCCACCGAGCGGGTCCTTCTGGCGCCCAACACGCACGAGCCGCACAATGGACACGGCCCTTAT GGTCCATCAACATACAAGTACAGCGAGACGACTTACTCGTCGCACGAGGCGCCAAGACTTTCCTCCCCCTCTCCGACGCTGTCCCCCTCCCCCGCGCCCTTCCCCCGCGCCGCCACTCCCTCCGGGGGCACGCAGCAGCCCCCCAAGAGACTCGACGACTTACTTGCAGAGTTCCCTGAAGCG AAATTCCCAACACAGCCTGATGGCGTGGTGCGTCGCAAGGTGGAAGTGACTCAGGGCTCTCACAGCGCCCTTAGAGACGGTACCACCACCAACAACGCCAATGCGAACAACACCATCAACAAGGGCACTCCCCCACTGGTGGGCAGTAAGAACGTGGCCGGGCCCGCCGTGTACTACCCGCCCGGACACACGCCCTTCGCTAAGAAGGACGAGCCCGCTGGAGGGTACCAGTCTAGC GCGATGATGCAGGGCGGCGGCGCGTACGCGTCGGGGCGCGGCATGTACGAGTACGAGGCGGGCGCGCGCAGTCGCGAGAAGCACTCCGAGAAGAAGACCGCCGTGCCCGTCTGCCTGCCGCTCTGCTGCGCCATGCCCTGCGTCATCATGTGA
- the LOC124540427 gene encoding extensin-like isoform X2 gives MQTVNEIISILEKFNITKELLETTRLGKHVNELRRKTTDPTLARRAKVLVKRWRDLVIPAVASPAHTGSNRSSAERQVRRLGGTPLTSPALSRHVVSPAVLSPRPPCRPAWGGYESDSQDVILVDDDPPPPPSHPSPFEGTLPLPIASHKPLTPPVKRPPSADLLYDDKKAKRDKKPRKRRGHSRAGSGTETTASGTEPSAHAHGPVPPHTPHGTVPPHAPHGTVPPHTPHGTVPPHGHAWGARNGSNPERRRNGWRRDKQDPYAALVNRLPPAGAKKVKTTKELLEQIQSRGTGKAPSRPPSPHSPNSPHSPDVMLIEPDPCPVKVESPLRNGSSEPKKLKPEPEPQPEPKPEPKTEPEPEPVVLPPLEDEREWAECTCGEPEGDECGDPACPAAVRAPLRPLHVLALHNALLPGVNGTRAPPEPHRFAVRPPLLPDQPGLFASVVPLYNYSDYADDYCVKNLARIPLCSSLPWTEFAPAPPSPPPPPSPPPLRPYPFDPPEEPTVEVKLEPDAASMDSADDAPADEAPDTETTTKPKREKPTVEAEMVGIPNLEPSERLKAPLLSAEDETQFGAEPKTIVEVEKRFVSEPQEHRTVERTKEELDGQTLYALCETALRTVPYRYEQTAAAPVVALPRGASDADDEAREALQGALETAAAGTQRDQMGRPLRATHFAEWHECARLGELIALPYVVID, from the exons ATGCAGActgttaatgaaattatatccaTTTTGGAGAAATTCAATATCACAAAAGAGCTGCTGGag ACCACCCGATTGGGTAAGCACGTGAACGAGCTGAGGAGGAAGACCACAGACCCGACACTAGCGAGGCGAGCAAAAGTGCTCGTTAAACGGTGGCGGGACCTCGTCATACCGGCGGTAGCGTCGCCCGCGCATACCG GATCGAACCGGTCGTCAGCTGAGCGACAAGTACGAAGGTTGGGGGGCACTCCGCTAACATCTCCGGCGCTCTCACGG CATGTGGTGAGCCCCGCGGTACTTAGCCCCCGACCTCCGTGCAGACCAG CATGGGGCGGTTACGAGTCAGACTCTCAGGACGTGATCCTTGTGGACGACGACCCTCCCCCGCCACCATCCCACCCGTCCCCCTTCGAGGGAACGCTACCCCTCCCAATAGCATCGCACAAGCCTTTAACACCAC cCGTGAAGAGGCCGCCGTCCGCGGATCTTCTTTACGATGACAAAAAAGCAAAAAGAGACAAAAAGCCCAGGAAAAGAag GGGTCACAGTCGTGCTGGGTCCGGTACAGAGACGACAGCATCAGGCACTGAGCCGTCTGCGCATGCGCACGGCCCCGTCCCGCCGCACACACCGCACGGGACGGTCccgccgcacgcgccgcacgGGACGGTCCCGCCGCACACTCCTCACGGGACCGTCCCGCCGCACGGACACGCATGGGGCGCTCGTAACGGTTCGAACCCGGAGCGACGGCGGAACGGCTGGCGACGGGACAAGCAGGATCCGTATGCAGCGCTTGTCAACAGACTGCCGCCCGCTGGCGCTAAAaag GTCAAAACTACAAAAGAACTACTGGAGCAGATCCAATCACGGGGTACTGGCAAGGCGCCGTCGCGGCCCCCCTCCCCGCACTCTCCCAACTCTCCTCACTCCCCCGATGTAATGCTCATAGAACCCGACC cgTGCCCGGTGAAAGTGGAATCACCGCTTAGGAACGGCAGTAGCGAACCCAAAAAGCTGAAACCCGAGCCCGAACCGCAGCCGGAACCGAAGCCGGAGCCAAAGACCGAGCCTGAGCCCGAGCCCGTCGTCCTCCCGCCGCTCGAGGACGAGCGCGAGTGGGCGGAGTGCACGTGCGGCGAGCCCGAGGGCGACGAGTGCGGCGACCCGGCGTGCCCCGCGGCCGTGCGCGCCCCGCTGCGCCCGCTGCACGTGCTGGCGCTGCACAACGCGCTGCTGCCCGGCGTCAACGgcacgcgcgcgccgcccgAGCCGCACCGCTTCGCCGTGCGCCCGCCGCTGCTGCCCGACCAGCCCGGCCTCTTCGCGAGTGTCGTGCCGCTCTACAACTATTCCGACTACGCCGACGACTATTGTGTCAAAAATCTTGCGCGAATTCCGCTCTGCAGTAGTCTGCCCTGGACCGAGTTTGCGCCGGCGCCGCCCTCTCCGCCGCCGCCCCCCTCGCCGCCCCCGCTGCGTCCCTACCCATTCGACCCGCCCGAGGAGCCGACGGTCGAGGTGAAGCTCGAACCCGACGCCGCCTCCATGGACTCCGCTGACGACGCCCCGGCGGACGAGGCCCCGGATACGGAGACGACGACGAAGCCGAAGCGCGAGAAGCCGACGGTCGAGGCGGAAATGGTCGGGATTCCGAACCTGGAACCGAGCGAGAGACTGAAAGCGCCGCTGCTGTCTGCGGAGGACGAGACGCAGTTCGGTGCCGAGCCGAAGACGATCGTAGAGGTCGAGAAACGGTTCGTGAGCGAGCCACAGGAGCATCGGACGGTCGAGCGGACGAAAGAGGAGCTGGACGGGCAGACGCTGTACGCGCTGTGCGAGACGGCGCTGCGGACGGTGCCCTACCGCTACGAGCAAACGGCGGCGGCGCCCGTGGTGGCCCTGCCGCGCGGGGCCAGCGACGCGGACGACGAGGCCCGCGAGGCGCTGCAGGGCGCGCTGGAGACCGCGGCCGCCGGCACGCAGCGCGACCAGATGGGCCGGCCCCTGCGCGCCACGCACTTCGCCGAGTGGCACGAGTGCGCGCGCCTCGGCGAGCTCATAGCGCTGCCCTACGTCGTCATTGACTGA
- the LOC124540427 gene encoding extensin-like isoform X1: protein MSNNAHELSNRLLNALDSNYNVVDMQTVNEIISILEKFNITKELLETTRLGKHVNELRRKTTDPTLARRAKVLVKRWRDLVIPAVASPAHTGSNRSSAERQVRRLGGTPLTSPALSRHVVSPAVLSPRPPCRPAWGGYESDSQDVILVDDDPPPPPSHPSPFEGTLPLPIASHKPLTPPVKRPPSADLLYDDKKAKRDKKPRKRRGHSRAGSGTETTASGTEPSAHAHGPVPPHTPHGTVPPHAPHGTVPPHTPHGTVPPHGHAWGARNGSNPERRRNGWRRDKQDPYAALVNRLPPAGAKKVKTTKELLEQIQSRGTGKAPSRPPSPHSPNSPHSPDVMLIEPDPCPVKVESPLRNGSSEPKKLKPEPEPQPEPKPEPKTEPEPEPVVLPPLEDEREWAECTCGEPEGDECGDPACPAAVRAPLRPLHVLALHNALLPGVNGTRAPPEPHRFAVRPPLLPDQPGLFASVVPLYNYSDYADDYCVKNLARIPLCSSLPWTEFAPAPPSPPPPPSPPPLRPYPFDPPEEPTVEVKLEPDAASMDSADDAPADEAPDTETTTKPKREKPTVEAEMVGIPNLEPSERLKAPLLSAEDETQFGAEPKTIVEVEKRFVSEPQEHRTVERTKEELDGQTLYALCETALRTVPYRYEQTAAAPVVALPRGASDADDEAREALQGALETAAAGTQRDQMGRPLRATHFAEWHECARLGELIALPYVVID, encoded by the exons aTGAGTAATAACGCTCATGAGCTAAGTAATCGACTTCTGAATGCGTTGGATAGCAATTACAAT gtCGTCGACATGCAGActgttaatgaaattatatccaTTTTGGAGAAATTCAATATCACAAAAGAGCTGCTGGag ACCACCCGATTGGGTAAGCACGTGAACGAGCTGAGGAGGAAGACCACAGACCCGACACTAGCGAGGCGAGCAAAAGTGCTCGTTAAACGGTGGCGGGACCTCGTCATACCGGCGGTAGCGTCGCCCGCGCATACCG GATCGAACCGGTCGTCAGCTGAGCGACAAGTACGAAGGTTGGGGGGCACTCCGCTAACATCTCCGGCGCTCTCACGG CATGTGGTGAGCCCCGCGGTACTTAGCCCCCGACCTCCGTGCAGACCAG CATGGGGCGGTTACGAGTCAGACTCTCAGGACGTGATCCTTGTGGACGACGACCCTCCCCCGCCACCATCCCACCCGTCCCCCTTCGAGGGAACGCTACCCCTCCCAATAGCATCGCACAAGCCTTTAACACCAC cCGTGAAGAGGCCGCCGTCCGCGGATCTTCTTTACGATGACAAAAAAGCAAAAAGAGACAAAAAGCCCAGGAAAAGAag GGGTCACAGTCGTGCTGGGTCCGGTACAGAGACGACAGCATCAGGCACTGAGCCGTCTGCGCATGCGCACGGCCCCGTCCCGCCGCACACACCGCACGGGACGGTCccgccgcacgcgccgcacgGGACGGTCCCGCCGCACACTCCTCACGGGACCGTCCCGCCGCACGGACACGCATGGGGCGCTCGTAACGGTTCGAACCCGGAGCGACGGCGGAACGGCTGGCGACGGGACAAGCAGGATCCGTATGCAGCGCTTGTCAACAGACTGCCGCCCGCTGGCGCTAAAaag GTCAAAACTACAAAAGAACTACTGGAGCAGATCCAATCACGGGGTACTGGCAAGGCGCCGTCGCGGCCCCCCTCCCCGCACTCTCCCAACTCTCCTCACTCCCCCGATGTAATGCTCATAGAACCCGACC cgTGCCCGGTGAAAGTGGAATCACCGCTTAGGAACGGCAGTAGCGAACCCAAAAAGCTGAAACCCGAGCCCGAACCGCAGCCGGAACCGAAGCCGGAGCCAAAGACCGAGCCTGAGCCCGAGCCCGTCGTCCTCCCGCCGCTCGAGGACGAGCGCGAGTGGGCGGAGTGCACGTGCGGCGAGCCCGAGGGCGACGAGTGCGGCGACCCGGCGTGCCCCGCGGCCGTGCGCGCCCCGCTGCGCCCGCTGCACGTGCTGGCGCTGCACAACGCGCTGCTGCCCGGCGTCAACGgcacgcgcgcgccgcccgAGCCGCACCGCTTCGCCGTGCGCCCGCCGCTGCTGCCCGACCAGCCCGGCCTCTTCGCGAGTGTCGTGCCGCTCTACAACTATTCCGACTACGCCGACGACTATTGTGTCAAAAATCTTGCGCGAATTCCGCTCTGCAGTAGTCTGCCCTGGACCGAGTTTGCGCCGGCGCCGCCCTCTCCGCCGCCGCCCCCCTCGCCGCCCCCGCTGCGTCCCTACCCATTCGACCCGCCCGAGGAGCCGACGGTCGAGGTGAAGCTCGAACCCGACGCCGCCTCCATGGACTCCGCTGACGACGCCCCGGCGGACGAGGCCCCGGATACGGAGACGACGACGAAGCCGAAGCGCGAGAAGCCGACGGTCGAGGCGGAAATGGTCGGGATTCCGAACCTGGAACCGAGCGAGAGACTGAAAGCGCCGCTGCTGTCTGCGGAGGACGAGACGCAGTTCGGTGCCGAGCCGAAGACGATCGTAGAGGTCGAGAAACGGTTCGTGAGCGAGCCACAGGAGCATCGGACGGTCGAGCGGACGAAAGAGGAGCTGGACGGGCAGACGCTGTACGCGCTGTGCGAGACGGCGCTGCGGACGGTGCCCTACCGCTACGAGCAAACGGCGGCGGCGCCCGTGGTGGCCCTGCCGCGCGGGGCCAGCGACGCGGACGACGAGGCCCGCGAGGCGCTGCAGGGCGCGCTGGAGACCGCGGCCGCCGGCACGCAGCGCGACCAGATGGGCCGGCCCCTGCGCGCCACGCACTTCGCCGAGTGGCACGAGTGCGCGCGCCTCGGCGAGCTCATAGCGCTGCCCTACGTCGTCATTGACTGA